A portion of the Oscillospiraceae bacterium genome contains these proteins:
- the trkA gene encoding Trk system potassium transporter TrkA, with protein sequence MKIILVGSGKVGTALARQLSEEGHNVTVVDTNKARVEHLIETYDVLGIVGNGSSITTLSEAGIEDADVFIAVTGSDELNLLCCMFAKKAGHCHAIARVRNPSYSHELDFIKKQIGISAIINPEMAAAKEISHLLRFPGASKIDTFAGGRVRLIKFALTKAQGLDGVAIREIPSRLKSDILVCAVERDGGVIIPNGNFVLQNGDQVTFLATQENAHAFFRQIHMPVRPVRNALIVGGGAIAFYLSQELMDNHVRVRIVERDAARAQELAEQLPGAQVLNEDGSNREFLLSEGLESAESFVALTNIDEENVLLTLFAKKHSHGKLVTKVNRLEFDDILAGLDLGSVVYPKYMTCDYIVQYVRALQNEAGSNIKTLYRILDDRVEALEFTVHEESRATGVPLSQLHLKKNLLLCCITRGNQILIPRGGDQIQVGDNVIVVTLEHGLHDLRDIVES encoded by the coding sequence ATGAAGATCATTCTGGTGGGCAGCGGCAAGGTCGGTACCGCCCTTGCGCGGCAGCTCAGCGAGGAGGGCCACAACGTGACCGTTGTGGACACGAACAAGGCGCGGGTGGAGCACCTGATCGAGACGTACGACGTGCTGGGCATCGTGGGCAACGGCTCCTCCATCACCACCCTGTCCGAAGCCGGCATTGAGGATGCAGACGTGTTCATTGCCGTGACCGGTTCGGACGAGCTGAACCTGCTGTGCTGTATGTTTGCCAAAAAAGCGGGCCACTGCCACGCCATTGCCCGCGTGCGCAACCCGTCCTACAGCCACGAGCTGGACTTTATCAAAAAACAGATCGGCATTTCGGCCATCATCAACCCGGAAATGGCGGCAGCCAAGGAGATCTCCCATCTGCTGCGGTTCCCGGGGGCCAGCAAGATCGACACCTTTGCGGGCGGCCGCGTGCGGCTGATCAAGTTTGCGCTCACCAAGGCACAGGGGCTGGACGGCGTAGCCATCCGCGAGATCCCCAGTCGGCTCAAGAGCGACATTCTGGTGTGTGCCGTGGAGCGTGACGGCGGGGTGATCATCCCCAACGGCAACTTTGTGCTGCAGAACGGCGATCAGGTCACCTTCCTGGCCACCCAGGAAAACGCGCATGCCTTCTTCCGGCAGATCCACATGCCGGTGCGGCCGGTGCGCAACGCCCTGATCGTGGGCGGCGGTGCCATCGCGTTCTACTTGAGCCAGGAGCTGATGGACAACCATGTGCGGGTGCGCATCGTGGAGCGGGATGCCGCCCGCGCCCAGGAGCTGGCCGAGCAGCTGCCCGGTGCCCAGGTCCTGAACGAGGACGGCTCCAACCGGGAGTTCCTGCTGTCGGAGGGCCTGGAGTCCGCAGAGTCCTTTGTGGCCCTGACCAACATCGACGAAGAAAACGTGCTGCTGACCCTGTTTGCCAAAAAGCATTCCCACGGCAAGCTGGTGACCAAGGTGAACCGTCTGGAGTTCGATGACATTCTGGCCGGGCTGGACCTGGGCAGCGTGGTGTACCCCAAGTACATGACCTGCGATTACATTGTGCAGTATGTGCGTGCCCTGCAGAATGAGGCGGGCAGCAACATCAAGACCCTGTACCGCATCCTGGACGACCGCGTGGAAGCGTTGGAATTCACGGTGCACGAGGAGAGCCGGGCCACCGGTGTGCCCCTGAGCCAGCTGCATCTGAAAAAGAACCTGCTGCTGTGCTGCATCACCCGCGGCAATCAGATCCTGATCCCCCGCGGCGGCGACCAGATCCAGGTGGGCGACAACGTGATCGTGGTCACGCTGGAGCATGGCCTGCATGACCTGCGGGACATCGTGGAGAGCTGA
- a CDS encoding ABC transporter ATP-binding protein, with protein sequence MLHITKEFPGIKANDDITLQLRKGEVHALLGENGAGKSTLMSVLFGLYQPEAGQIRKNGKEVAIRNPNDANALGIGMVHQHFKLVECFSVLDNIILGVEPNKMGFLQKAEARKKVMALSEKYGLRVDPDALVSDISVGMQQRVEILKMLYRDNEILIFDEPTAVLTPQEIDELMEIMRGFKKEGKSILFITHKLNEIMAVADRCTVLRKGKYMGTVDIKDTTKEELSRMMVGRDVQLQVEKQPAKPGAVVLDVQNVTMHNDQRKKDSVKDVTFQVHAGEIVCLAGIEGNGQTEFVYGLTGLEKLANGKITLDGKDITHATIRQRSKDGMSHIPEDRHKHGLVLDYSLENNMVLQRYWQPEFQKGGFIRSDKVREYSDRLIAQYDVRSGQGSSTIVRSMSGGNQQKAIIAREIDRDPKLLIAVQPTRGLDVGAIEYIHKQIVAERDKGTAVLLVSLELDEVMNLSDRILVMYEGEVVGEFDPKTTTVQELGLYMAGARKQGKETK encoded by the coding sequence ATGCTCCACATCACCAAGGAATTCCCTGGGATCAAGGCAAACGATGATATCACCCTGCAGCTGCGCAAAGGCGAGGTACACGCCCTGCTGGGCGAAAATGGCGCCGGCAAAAGTACGCTGATGAGCGTGCTGTTCGGCCTGTACCAGCCGGAGGCTGGTCAGATCCGCAAGAACGGCAAGGAGGTCGCCATCCGCAACCCCAACGATGCAAATGCACTGGGCATCGGCATGGTGCACCAGCACTTCAAGCTGGTGGAATGCTTCAGCGTTCTGGACAACATCATTCTGGGCGTGGAGCCCAATAAAATGGGCTTTTTGCAAAAAGCCGAGGCCCGCAAGAAGGTCATGGCCCTGAGCGAAAAGTACGGCCTGCGCGTGGACCCGGATGCCCTTGTCAGCGATATTTCGGTGGGCATGCAGCAGCGCGTGGAGATCCTGAAGATGCTGTACCGCGACAACGAGATCCTGATCTTCGATGAGCCCACCGCTGTGCTGACCCCGCAGGAGATCGACGAGCTGATGGAGATCATGCGCGGGTTCAAGAAGGAAGGCAAGTCCATCCTGTTCATTACCCACAAGCTGAACGAGATCATGGCCGTGGCCGACCGCTGCACGGTGCTGCGCAAGGGCAAGTACATGGGCACCGTAGACATCAAGGACACCACCAAGGAAGAACTTTCCCGCATGATGGTGGGCCGTGATGTGCAGCTGCAGGTGGAAAAGCAGCCTGCAAAGCCCGGTGCCGTGGTGCTGGACGTGCAGAATGTGACCATGCACAACGACCAGCGCAAGAAAGACTCGGTGAAGGATGTCACCTTCCAGGTGCACGCCGGTGAGATCGTCTGCCTGGCGGGCATTGAGGGCAACGGCCAGACCGAGTTTGTCTACGGTCTGACCGGTCTGGAAAAGCTGGCCAACGGCAAGATCACGCTGGATGGCAAGGACATCACCCATGCCACCATCCGCCAGCGCTCCAAGGACGGCATGAGCCATATCCCGGAGGACCGCCACAAGCACGGTCTGGTGCTGGATTACAGCCTGGAAAACAACATGGTGCTGCAGCGCTACTGGCAGCCGGAGTTCCAGAAGGGCGGCTTCATCCGTTCGGATAAAGTGCGTGAGTACTCCGACCGGCTGATCGCACAGTACGACGTGCGCAGCGGCCAGGGCAGCTCCACCATCGTGCGCAGCATGTCCGGCGGCAACCAGCAGAAGGCAATCATTGCCCGTGAGATCGACAGGGATCCCAAGCTGCTCATTGCCGTGCAGCCCACCCGCGGCCTGGACGTGGGTGCCATTGAGTATATCCACAAGCAGATCGTGGCAGAGCGTGACAAGGGCACTGCCGTGCTGCTGGTCAGCCTGGAGCTGGACGAGGTCATGAACCTGTCCGACCGCATCCTGGTCATGTACGAGGGCGAGGTCGTGGGCGAGTTTGACCCCAAGACCACCACCGTGCAGGAACTGGGCCTGTATATGGCCGGTGCACGCAAGCAGGGAAAGGAGACTAAGTAA
- a CDS encoding cytidine deaminase, whose translation MTNLTLEEKQELIRMALAAREKAYAPYSNFMVGAALRAKDGRVYTGCNVENASFTPTSCAERTALFKAVADGVTEFTDIAVVGSRRGEVNEQITSPCGVCRQALFEFGGPELNVIMAKTPEDFVERSMDELLPFGFGPSNVAGNAAVEK comes from the coding sequence ATGACGAACCTGACCTTGGAAGAAAAGCAGGAACTGATCCGCATGGCACTGGCTGCCCGCGAAAAGGCTTATGCACCGTATTCCAATTTTATGGTGGGTGCTGCCCTGCGCGCAAAGGACGGACGCGTCTACACCGGCTGCAACGTGGAAAATGCGTCCTTTACCCCCACCAGCTGCGCAGAGCGCACGGCCCTGTTCAAGGCCGTGGCCGACGGCGTGACCGAGTTCACCGATATTGCAGTGGTGGGCAGCCGCCGCGGCGAGGTGAACGAACAGATCACCTCGCCCTGCGGTGTGTGCCGTCAGGCACTGTTCGAGTTCGGCGGGCCGGAGCTGAACGTGATCATGGCCAAAACGCCGGAGGATTTCGTCGAGCGCAGCATGGACGAACTGCTGCCCTTTGGGTTCGGGCCTTCCAACGTGGCCGGAAATGCCGCTGTGGAAAAATAA
- a CDS encoding ABC transporter permease: protein MLLLIKYTLLYGIVLMLVALGGMFSEHSGIINIALEGIMVIGGVAGVLTLTLLPADMSPFLVVLLTILAAALAGMVYSLLLAFASINLKADQTIGGTALNLLATAIAVVIAKYFSDSGSAKLNYSNKPFLFSIGGLELSVFVPLGIILLIISYVVLYKTRFGLRLRACGEHPQAADSVGINVYKMRYAGVLLSGALGAIGGMAYIVPPVQTWNFEVGVAGAGFLALAVMIFGQWKPFNIFGAAMFFAVFKSLANIADSTFLAQLHWSSNIYNMMPFVASMVILAFTSKNSMAPKAEGIPYDKGSR from the coding sequence ATGCTGCTTCTGATCAAATATACGCTGCTGTATGGCATCGTGCTGATGCTGGTGGCTCTGGGCGGTATGTTCAGTGAGCACTCCGGCATCATCAACATTGCGCTGGAAGGCATCATGGTCATCGGCGGTGTGGCAGGTGTGCTTACCCTGACCCTGCTGCCCGCCGACATGTCTCCCTTCCTGGTGGTGCTGCTCACCATTCTGGCGGCGGCCCTGGCTGGCATGGTGTACAGCCTGCTGCTGGCCTTTGCCTCCATCAACCTGAAGGCGGACCAGACCATCGGCGGCACAGCCCTGAACCTGCTGGCCACCGCCATTGCCGTGGTCATCGCCAAATACTTCAGCGACAGCGGCAGCGCCAAGCTGAACTATTCCAATAAGCCCTTCCTGTTCAGCATCGGCGGGCTGGAGCTCAGCGTCTTTGTTCCGCTGGGCATCATCCTGCTGATCATCAGCTATGTGGTGCTGTACAAGACCCGCTTCGGCCTGCGTCTGCGGGCCTGCGGCGAGCATCCCCAGGCAGCCGACTCGGTGGGCATCAATGTCTACAAGATGCGCTACGCTGGTGTGCTGCTCTCCGGTGCCCTGGGTGCCATTGGCGGCATGGCTTACATCGTGCCCCCGGTGCAGACCTGGAACTTTGAGGTGGGCGTGGCCGGTGCAGGCTTCCTGGCCCTGGCCGTTATGATCTTCGGCCAGTGGAAGCCCTTCAACATCTTTGGCGCGGCCATGTTCTTTGCCGTGTTCAAGAGCCTGGCCAACATTGCAGATTCCACCTTCCTGGCACAGCTGCACTGGTCCAGCAACATCTACAACATGATGCCGTTCGTGGCGTCCATGGTCATCCTGGCCTTCACGTCCAAGAACAGCATGGCCCCCAAGGCAGAGGGCATCCCCTACGACAAGGGTTCCCGCTGA
- a CDS encoding BMP family ABC transporter substrate-binding protein: MKISRRNFLAVAGAAAAAAALTACGGSSASSTSTASSAAASTASSTAEGGEKIVKVALTCDTGTIDDESFNQACWTAVSGYMGDNCQYYIPEADASDEDRETMIRQAVNDGADVIVCVGYLYGASLAWAADQYPDVKFIAVDVTQGDIGTDTIPANCYCITFKEEQAGYLAGYAIAKDGKTKLGFLGGMAVPAVIRYGYGFVQGADAAAQELGQNIEINYFYGGQFYGDANITSRMEGWYSNGTQVVFACGGGIYTSAVEAALKNNGYVIGVDVDQNYIGANGVADGTYAYNPFITSAMKGLSEAVNTALSDIEAGDWSEIAASNGNFGLEDGDYIGLPTADDSWNFETFTKDEYETVKDKIKSGEIAVDNNSDDATKPTVSEFTTVNYIQ, from the coding sequence ATGAAGATTTCTCGTCGTAACTTCCTGGCTGTGGCTGGTGCTGCTGCCGCCGCTGCTGCTCTGACCGCTTGTGGCGGTTCTTCCGCTTCTTCCACCAGCACCGCTTCTTCCGCTGCTGCTTCCACCGCTTCCTCCACTGCTGAGGGCGGCGAGAAGATCGTCAAGGTCGCTCTGACCTGCGACACCGGCACGATCGACGATGAGAGCTTCAACCAGGCTTGCTGGACTGCTGTTTCCGGCTACATGGGCGACAACTGCCAGTACTACATCCCCGAGGCTGACGCTTCTGATGAGGATCGTGAGACCATGATCCGTCAGGCTGTCAACGATGGTGCAGACGTGATCGTCTGCGTCGGCTACCTGTACGGTGCTTCTCTGGCTTGGGCTGCTGATCAGTACCCGGATGTCAAGTTCATCGCTGTTGACGTGACCCAGGGCGATATCGGCACGGATACCATCCCCGCAAACTGCTACTGCATCACCTTCAAGGAAGAGCAGGCAGGTTACCTGGCTGGTTATGCGATCGCCAAGGACGGCAAGACCAAGTTGGGCTTCCTGGGCGGCATGGCTGTGCCCGCTGTCATCCGTTACGGCTACGGCTTCGTGCAGGGCGCTGATGCTGCCGCACAGGAGCTGGGCCAGAACATCGAGATCAACTACTTCTACGGCGGCCAGTTCTACGGCGATGCCAACATCACCTCCCGTATGGAGGGCTGGTACTCCAACGGCACTCAGGTCGTGTTTGCCTGCGGCGGCGGCATCTACACCTCCGCTGTGGAGGCTGCTCTGAAGAACAACGGCTACGTCATCGGCGTGGACGTTGACCAGAACTACATCGGCGCAAACGGCGTGGCTGACGGCACCTATGCCTACAACCCGTTCATCACCTCTGCCATGAAGGGTCTGTCTGAGGCTGTCAACACCGCTCTGTCCGACATCGAGGCCGGTGACTGGAGCGAGATCGCTGCTTCCAACGGCAACTTCGGTCTGGAGGATGGCGATTACATCGGCCTGCCCACCGCAGACGACAGCTGGAACTTCGAGACCTTCACCAAGGACGAGTACGAGACCGTCAAGGACAAGATCAAGAGCGGCGAGATCGCTGTGGACAACAACTCCGACGATGCTACCAAGCCCACCGTCAGCGAGTTCACTACTGTCAACTACATCCAGTAA
- a CDS encoding TrkH family potassium uptake protein, translating into MNYAIVFRLLGYILMIEGTLLLLPAAASLIYGEWMVLAVFLLTAAVSAGIGFALRAIRPRSKVFYMREGFTATALSWIVISVVGAAPFVLTGCIPNPVDALFETVSGFTTTGASILPEVESLPKGILFWRSFTHWIGGMGVLVFLLSLLPLTGGSHVNLMKAESPGPQVDKLVPKVQSTAKILYGIYLALTLLELLFLLAGRMPLFEALLTSFGTAGTGGFGFRNDSFGSFSPYIQWVVTVFMILFGVNFNAYFLLLMRRFRRAAASEEVRGYFVVIAAAIAIITANIYSLYNSFGEALRQAAFQVGSIITTTGFSSCDFDLWPTLSKEVLVVLMFIGACAGSTGGGIKVSRILILGKTLGKELKQALHPQVVAPARMDGKLLNHETIRTTNVFMAAYSFIFVGSFLLISLNGFDMVTNFTAVAATLNNIGPGLELVGPMQNFSGFADPAKLVLIFDMLAGRLEIFPMLVLFLPDTWRKF; encoded by the coding sequence ATGAATTATGCGATCGTTTTCCGTCTGCTGGGCTATATCCTGATGATCGAGGGCACCCTGCTGCTTCTGCCCGCCGCTGCCAGCCTGATCTACGGCGAGTGGATGGTACTGGCAGTGTTCCTGCTCACGGCTGCCGTGAGCGCAGGCATCGGCTTTGCGCTGCGGGCCATCAGGCCCCGCAGCAAGGTATTCTATATGCGGGAAGGCTTTACTGCCACCGCACTGAGCTGGATCGTCATCTCGGTGGTGGGTGCCGCGCCTTTCGTGCTCACCGGCTGCATTCCCAACCCGGTGGATGCCCTGTTTGAGACGGTATCCGGCTTTACCACCACCGGTGCCAGCATCCTGCCGGAGGTGGAGAGCCTGCCCAAGGGCATTTTGTTCTGGCGCAGCTTCACCCACTGGATTGGCGGCATGGGCGTTCTGGTGTTCCTGCTGTCCCTGCTGCCGCTGACCGGCGGCTCTCATGTGAACCTGATGAAGGCCGAGAGTCCCGGTCCCCAGGTGGACAAACTGGTGCCCAAGGTGCAGTCCACTGCCAAGATCCTTTACGGCATCTACCTGGCCTTGACCCTGCTGGAGCTGCTGTTCCTGCTGGCAGGCAGAATGCCCCTGTTCGAGGCCCTGCTTACGTCCTTTGGCACGGCGGGCACCGGCGGCTTCGGCTTCCGGAACGACAGCTTTGGCAGCTTCTCGCCCTACATCCAGTGGGTCGTGACCGTGTTCATGATCCTGTTCGGCGTCAACTTCAACGCCTACTTCCTGCTGTTGATGCGTCGGTTCCGCCGTGCTGCAGCCAGCGAAGAGGTGCGCGGCTACTTTGTGGTCATTGCAGCCGCCATTGCTATCATCACGGCCAACATCTACAGCCTCTACAACAGCTTTGGCGAGGCGCTGCGTCAAGCGGCGTTCCAGGTGGGTTCCATCATCACCACCACGGGCTTTTCCAGCTGCGATTTTGACCTGTGGCCCACTCTGTCCAAGGAAGTGCTGGTGGTGCTGATGTTCATTGGTGCCTGTGCCGGAAGCACCGGCGGCGGCATCAAGGTGAGCCGCATCCTCATTTTGGGCAAGACGCTGGGCAAGGAGCTCAAGCAGGCTCTGCACCCGCAGGTGGTGGCTCCGGCGCGTATGGACGGCAAGCTGCTGAACCATGAGACTATCCGTACCACCAACGTGTTCATGGCGGCCTACAGCTTCATCTTTGTGGGGTCCTTCCTGCTCATCAGTCTGAACGGCTTTGACATGGTGACCAATTTCACTGCCGTGGCCGCCACTCTGAACAACATCGGCCCGGGCCTGGAGCTGGTGGGCCCCATGCAGAACTTTAGCGGTTTTGCAGACCCGGCCAAGCTGGTGCTGATCTTTGACATGCTGGCAGGCCGGTTGGAGATCTTCCCCATGCTGGTGCTGTTCCTGCCCGACACCTGGCGCAAATTCTGA
- a CDS encoding thymidine phosphorylase, with amino-acid sequence MRIYDLIAKKRDGGTHSREELESIVNGYVSGEVADYQMAAWMMAVYLRGMTDEETAELTDVMAHSGVMVDLSPIPGIKVDKHSTGGVGDKTTLVIAPIVAACGVKIAKMSGRGLGHTGGTIDKMESVPGTKTALTQEEFFAQVNRIGLSVIGQSEGIAVADKKMYALRDVTATVSCIPLIASSIMSKKLASGSDAILLDVTTGTGAFMKTVDQSIELAKLMVSIGTHHGRRVAAMITDMDTPLGHNIGNSLEVMESMDVLKGRGPVDLTEVCLQLAANMLVLAGKGTPAECRAMAQAVIADGSAFAKCKEMFAAQGGDTRVLEDYSLFEQPAARYELLAEQDGYIVANDAEKIGSASVLLGAGRQKKGDPLDFAAGITLHKKRGDYVHKGESLATFYGAADKFEAAAAEYRSGLVYGAEKPEEAPLVYALVTKDGVERY; translated from the coding sequence ATGCGCATTTATGATCTGATCGCCAAAAAACGCGACGGCGGCACCCACAGCCGTGAAGAGCTGGAGAGCATCGTCAACGGTTATGTGTCCGGTGAGGTGGCCGATTATCAGATGGCTGCCTGGATGATGGCTGTGTACCTGCGCGGCATGACCGACGAAGAGACGGCAGAGCTTACCGACGTGATGGCCCACAGCGGCGTGATGGTGGACCTTTCGCCCATTCCGGGCATCAAGGTGGATAAGCATTCCACCGGCGGCGTGGGCGACAAGACCACGCTGGTGATCGCCCCCATCGTGGCAGCCTGCGGGGTCAAGATCGCCAAGATGAGCGGCCGCGGTCTGGGCCACACCGGCGGCACCATCGACAAGATGGAGAGCGTGCCTGGCACCAAGACGGCCCTGACGCAGGAAGAGTTCTTTGCACAGGTCAACCGCATCGGTCTGTCGGTCATCGGCCAGAGCGAGGGCATCGCCGTGGCAGACAAAAAGATGTACGCACTGCGGGATGTGACCGCCACCGTGAGCTGCATCCCGCTCATCGCGTCCAGCATCATGTCCAAGAAGCTGGCTTCCGGCTCGGACGCCATTCTGCTGGATGTGACCACCGGCACCGGTGCCTTTATGAAGACCGTGGACCAGAGCATCGAGCTGGCAAAGCTCATGGTGTCCATCGGCACCCACCATGGCCGCCGGGTGGCCGCCATGATCACCGACATGGACACCCCGCTGGGCCACAACATCGGCAACAGCCTGGAGGTCATGGAGAGCATGGATGTGCTCAAGGGCCGTGGCCCGGTGGACCTGACGGAGGTGTGCCTGCAGCTGGCCGCCAATATGCTGGTGCTGGCAGGGAAGGGCACCCCCGCCGAATGCCGTGCCATGGCACAGGCGGTGATCGCGGACGGCTCTGCCTTTGCCAAGTGCAAGGAGATGTTTGCCGCCCAGGGCGGTGATACCCGGGTGCTGGAAGATTACAGCCTGTTTGAGCAGCCTGCTGCCCGCTATGAGCTGCTGGCCGAGCAGGATGGGTACATCGTGGCCAACGATGCCGAAAAGATCGGCTCGGCCAGTGTGCTGCTGGGTGCCGGCCGCCAGAAAAAGGGCGACCCGCTGGACTTTGCCGCCGGCATCACCCTGCACAAAAAGCGCGGCGACTACGTCCACAAGGGCGAGAGCCTGGCGACCTTCTACGGTGCAGCGGACAAGTTTGAAGCCGCTGCCGCCGAGTACCGCAGCGGCCTTGTGTACGGCGCGGAAAAGCCGGAGGAAGCCCCGCTGGTATACGCCCTTGTCACCAAGGACGGCGTAGAGCGGTACTGA
- a CDS encoding ABC transporter permease, whose product MDKKKLSHSSLQSSVTSVLAALLCILIGLIVGFLVLLAINPAHAWGDGFVRILKGGFHDAPYGVGKELANAAPLVMTGLSVAFAFKTGLFNIGAAGQYTLGAYGALYCAIMLKMPWFVCLLAATLLGGIWGAIPGFFKAYFNINEVITSIMFNWIGLYLVNELVYQNGTGPMYDVRNTRTLNLSKNPAFAQSIIPDFGLNKMFQTNSTTIAIFLAAAVAILIWVVLNKTTFGYELKAVGLNKSAARYAGINEKKNIILSMAIAGALAGFGAGLYYLSNVSQWNPLNSTSLPAMGFNGISVALLASSNPIGTIFSALFISHISVGGSFLSTKYYPTEISDLISGIIIYLCAFSMLFRGKIHGLLFKNADKTNVNAEPAPAKTETKKEGK is encoded by the coding sequence ATGGACAAGAAAAAACTTTCCCACAGCAGTCTGCAAAGCTCGGTCACCAGTGTGCTGGCGGCTCTGCTGTGCATCCTCATCGGTCTGATCGTGGGCTTTCTGGTGCTGCTGGCCATCAACCCGGCACACGCCTGGGGCGACGGCTTTGTGCGCATCCTGAAAGGCGGCTTCCACGACGCTCCCTACGGCGTCGGCAAGGAGCTGGCCAACGCAGCACCCCTGGTCATGACCGGCCTGTCGGTGGCATTTGCCTTCAAGACCGGCCTGTTCAACATCGGTGCCGCCGGTCAGTACACGCTGGGTGCCTACGGTGCCCTGTACTGCGCCATCATGCTCAAGATGCCCTGGTTCGTCTGCCTGCTGGCAGCCACCCTGCTGGGCGGCATCTGGGGCGCGATCCCCGGCTTCTTCAAGGCCTACTTCAACATCAACGAGGTCATCACCTCCATTATGTTCAACTGGATCGGCCTGTATCTGGTAAACGAACTGGTCTACCAGAACGGCACCGGCCCCATGTACGACGTGCGGAACACCCGTACCCTGAACCTGAGCAAGAACCCGGCCTTTGCCCAGTCCATCATCCCGGATTTCGGCCTGAACAAGATGTTCCAGACCAACAGCACCACCATTGCCATCTTCCTGGCAGCGGCGGTGGCCATCCTGATCTGGGTGGTGCTGAACAAGACCACCTTCGGCTATGAGCTCAAGGCCGTCGGCCTGAACAAGAGCGCTGCCCGCTATGCCGGTATCAACGAGAAGAAGAACATCATCCTCTCCATGGCCATTGCCGGTGCACTGGCAGGCTTTGGTGCCGGCCTGTACTACCTGTCCAACGTGTCCCAGTGGAACCCGCTGAACTCCACCAGCCTGCCGGCCATGGGCTTCAACGGCATTTCCGTTGCTCTGCTGGCAAGCTCCAACCCCATCGGCACCATCTTCTCGGCACTGTTCATCTCGCACATCTCGGTGGGCGGCTCGTTCCTGTCCACCAAGTATTACCCCACGGAGATCTCGGACCTGATCAGCGGTATCATCATCTATCTGTGCGCATTCTCCATGCTGTTCCGCGGCAAGATCCACGGCCTGCTGTTCAAGAATGCCGACAAGACCAATGTGAACGCAGAGCCTGCTCCGGCCAAGACCGAAACCAAGAAGGAGGGCAAGTGA
- a CDS encoding putative ABC transporter permease, with the protein MEYDFYTLGVLYLVYSFAGWVGETVVATVRGKHFANRGAAAGPFCFVYGSTAVLLAVGFTDLRSDPVYLFFACTLASTVMEWLTAKLLERLHRRKWWDYSGKRFNLNGYVCLQYSLLWGVLGTASVLWLNGLLLRLCQAIPNWLLHPLVWAAVIVAALDQIGSAVLVGHYAAKHPVLEQLNQRLGESSDGLRRRIALYVEKRIQRAYPAAARQEPTIAQNGETPLSAADLLWLFVVGAFLGDLVETVFCRLTAGVWMSRSSLVWGPFSVVWGLALALTTVLLRQNQDKSDRYLFVFGTVMGGVYEYVCSAVTELLFGTVFWDYSKFKFNLGGRINLLYCFFWGMAAVVWMRYGYPVVMKCMTRLRSRVRPWMTVLLAVFMAVNMVTSSLALARYDARTSGVPAANAVETYLDAHFDNARMERIYPNAKKVEKAG; encoded by the coding sequence ATGGAATACGATTTTTATACGCTGGGCGTCCTTTACCTGGTCTACTCGTTTGCGGGCTGGGTAGGGGAAACGGTAGTAGCTACGGTGCGGGGCAAGCATTTTGCCAACCGCGGCGCAGCAGCCGGGCCCTTCTGCTTTGTGTACGGCTCCACGGCGGTACTGCTGGCCGTGGGCTTCACAGACCTGCGCAGCGACCCGGTGTACCTCTTCTTTGCCTGTACGCTGGCCTCCACGGTCATGGAGTGGCTGACGGCTAAGCTGCTGGAACGGCTGCACCGCCGCAAATGGTGGGACTACTCCGGTAAGCGCTTCAACCTGAACGGCTATGTCTGCCTGCAGTATTCGCTGCTGTGGGGCGTGCTGGGCACTGCCAGCGTGCTGTGGCTCAATGGCTTGCTGCTGCGGCTGTGCCAGGCCATCCCGAACTGGCTGCTGCACCCGCTGGTGTGGGCGGCGGTCATCGTGGCAGCGCTGGACCAGATCGGTTCGGCCGTGCTGGTGGGGCACTATGCGGCCAAACACCCGGTGCTGGAACAGCTGAACCAGCGGCTGGGTGAAAGCTCCGACGGCCTGCGCCGCCGCATTGCCCTGTATGTGGAAAAGCGCATCCAGCGGGCCTACCCGGCGGCGGCCCGGCAGGAACCGACCATTGCCCAGAACGGCGAAACGCCCCTGAGCGCCGCCGACCTGCTGTGGCTGTTCGTGGTGGGCGCGTTTCTGGGTGACCTGGTGGAAACAGTGTTCTGCCGCCTGACGGCAGGCGTCTGGATGAGCCGTTCCAGTCTGGTGTGGGGGCCATTCAGCGTGGTGTGGGGCCTGGCTTTGGCCCTGACCACCGTGCTGCTGCGCCAGAATCAGGACAAGAGCGACCGCTACCTGTTTGTGTTCGGCACGGTGATGGGCGGCGTGTACGAGTATGTGTGCAGCGCCGTGACCGAGCTGTTGTTTGGCACGGTATTCTGGGATTACAGCAAGTTCAAATTCAATCTGGGCGGGCGCATCAACCTGCTGTACTGCTTCTTCTGGGGCATGGCGGCCGTGGTGTGGATGCGCTACGGCTACCCGGTGGTCATGAAGTGCATGACCCGTCTGCGCAGCCGGGTGCGGCCGTGGATGACCGTGCTGCTGGCGGTGTTCATGGCGGTGAACATGGTCACCAGCTCGCTGGCGCTGGCCCGTTACGACGCCCGCACCAGCGGGGTGCCAGCTGCCAATGCCGTGGAGACTTATCTGGACGCCCATTTCGACAATGCCCGCATGGAACGCATCTATCCCAATGCGAAAAAAGTGGAAAAGGCAGGGTGA